Proteins found in one Sorghum bicolor cultivar BTx623 chromosome 1, Sorghum_bicolor_NCBIv3, whole genome shotgun sequence genomic segment:
- the LOC8080776 gene encoding peroxidase 2: MAASKVPALLSCAFLLLGAAAGYYSPPSPASCELKVGYYHHKCPPAEAIVKSVVGAAVRQNPGVGAGLIRMLFHDCFVEGCDASVLLDPTPANPQPEKLGSPNNPSLRGFEVIDAAKAAVERACPGVVSCADIVAFAARDASFFLGGRGVDFDMPAGRLDGRVSNASRTLDFLPPPTSNLSGLVQSFAAKGLGVDDMVVLSGAHTVGRSHCSSFVPDRLAVPSDISPSFAASLRGQCPASPSSSNDPTVVQDVVTPDKLDSQYYKNVLAHRVLFTSDASLLSSPATAKMVSDNANIPGWWEDRFKAAMVKMASVEVKTGNSGEIRRNCRVVN; this comes from the exons ATGGCGGCGAGCAAGGTGCCTGCACTGCTCTCATGTGCGTTCTTGCTCCTAGGAGCAGCAGCTGGTTACTACAGTCCTCCGAGTCCTGCTTCGTGCGAGCTCAAGGTGGGATACTACCACCACAAGTGCCCCCCCGCCGAGGCCATCGTCAAGAGCGTCGTCGGAGCCGCCGTCCGGCAGAACCCCGGCGTCGGCGCCGGCCTCATTCGCATGCTCTTCCACGACTGCTTCGTCGAG GGCTGCGACGCCTCCGTCCTGCTGGACCCGACGCCGGCCAACCCGCAGCCAGAGAAGCTCGGCTCGCCCAACAACCCCAGCCTCCGGGGCTTCGAGGTCATCGACGCCGCCAAGGCCGCGGTCGAGCGGGCGTGCCCGGGCGTCGTCTCCTGCGCGGACATCGTCGCCTTCGCCGCCCGCGACGCCTCCTTCTTCCTCGGCGGCCGCGGGGTCGACTTCGACATGCCCGCCGGCCGCCTCGACGGCCGCGTCTCCAACGCCTCGCGCACCCTCGACTTCCTCCCGCCGCCGACCTCCAACCTCTCCGGGCTCGTCCAGAGCTTCGCCGCCAAGGGCCTCGGCGTCGATGACATGGTCGTGCTCTCGGGCGCGCACACCGTCGGCCGCTCCCACTGCTCGTCCTTCGTCCCCGACCGCCTCGCCGTTCCTTCGGACATCAGCCCCTCCTTCGCCGCGTCTCTGAGGGGCCAGTGCCCGGCAAGCCCCAGCTCCAGCAATGACCCCACCGTCGTGCAGGACGTCGTGACGCCCGACAAGCTGGACAGCCAGTATTACAAGAACGTGCTGGCGCACAGAGTTCTCTTCACGTCGGACGCCTCACTCCTCTCGTCACCGGCGACGGCGAAGATGGTCTCGGACAATGCCAACATCCCTGGGTGGTGGGAGGACAGGTTCAAGGCGGCCATGGTGAAGATGGCCAGTGTCGAGGTGAAGACCGGCAACAGCGGCGAGATCAGGAGGAACTGCCGGGTCGTCAACTAG
- the LOC8080777 gene encoding uncharacterized protein LOC8080777 yields MGSEGPSSPITTTVHVTGFKKFHGVAENPTEKIVRNLPSFMETKGLPKGLVLGSCTVLEAAGQGALGPLYELLESTVSGRECGMPSQDRVILLHFGANSGSHRFALENQAVNEATFRCPDELGWKPQRMPIIPSDGSILHARQTTLPVKDINKSLQQMGYDVMPSDDAGRFVCNYVYYHSLKFAEEHGIRSLFVHFPLFLAIDEEVQMQFVASLLEVLASLNLQ; encoded by the exons ATGGGTTCCGAGGGGCCATCTTCTCCGATCACCACCACCGTCCATGTCACTGGATTCAAGAAGTTCCATGGGGTCGCTGAGAACCCCACAGAGAAAATCGTACGCAACCTCCCGTCATTCATGGAGACGAAAGGGTTGCCCAAGGGTCTTGTGCTTGGGAGCTGCACCGTCCTTGAGGCTGCCGGGCAGGGTGCGCTTGGTCCGTTGTATGAATTGCTGGAGTCGACTGTCTCCGGCCGGGAATGTGGAATGCCAAGTCAGGACCGAGTAATTCTG CTCCATTTTGGCGCCAACAGTGGTTCACATAGGTTTGCTCTTGAGAATCAAGCTGTTAATGAAGCTACTTTCCGTTGCCCTGATGAGCTAGGATGGAAACCACAG AGGATGCCTATCATACCATCTGATGGAAGCATTTTACACGCAAGACAG ACTACACTGCCAGTGAAGGACATAAACAAGTCTCTCCAACAGATGGGATATGATGTGATGCCTTCAGATGATGCTGGTCGATTTGTGTGCAATTATGTCTATTATCACTCGCTTAAGTTTGCAGAGGAACATGGCATCAGGTCCCTCTTCGTTCATTTCCCTCTCTTCTTGGcaattgatgaggaagttcagaTGCAATTTGTTGCTTCCCTTCTTGAAGTCCTCGCTTCCTTGAACTTACAGTAA
- the LOC110434482 gene encoding peroxidase 2-like — MAIAATSPKMSSVLAALSLLLLAVACQASPYYPLELGYYRYKCPQAEAIVKAIMEKAIAQNPGNGAGLIRMLFHDCFVEGCDASVLLDPTPFSPTPEKTSPPNNPSLRGFELIDAIKDALEAACPGVVSCADIIAFAARDASYFLSGGKVRFDMPAGRLDGTFSNASESLKFLVPPTSNLSTLVSSFAVKGMSVEDLVVLSGAHTVGRSHCSSFVSDRLNASVPSDISPGLAGFLKSRCPANPTSSGNDPTVMQDVVTPNAMDNQYYKNVLSHTVLFTSDADLLTSAQTAKLVLDNANIPGWWEDKFEKAMVKMASIEVKTGYQGQVRKNCRAINHY, encoded by the exons ATGGCCATTGCTGCTACTTCACCCAAGATGTCGTCCGTTTTAGCCGCACTTAGCTTGCTGCTCCTAGCCGTTGCGTGCCAGGCCAGCCCTTACTACCCTCTGGAGCTAGGGTACTACCGTTACAAGTGTCCCCAGGCTGAGGCCATCGTGAAGGCCATCATGGAGAAGGCCATCGCCCAGAACCCTGGCAATGGCGCTGGTCTCATCCGTATGCTCTTCCATGACTGTTTCGTCGAG GGCTGTGATGCTTCCGTGCTTCTGGACCCGACCCCGTTCAGCCCGACGCCGGAGAAGACAAGCCCGCCCAACAACCCAAGCCTACGCGGGTTCGAGCTGATCGACGCCATCAAGGACGCCCTGGAGGCCGCGTGCCCCGGGGTCGTCTCCTGCGCCGACATCATCGCCTTCGCGGCCCGCGACGCGTCCTACTTCCTGAGCGGCGGCAAGGTCCGCTTCGACATGCCGGCGGGCCGCCTGGACGGCACCTTCTCCAACGCCTCCGAGTCGCTCAAGTTCCTGGTCCCGCCGACGTCCAACCTCAGCACCCTCGTCTCCAGCTTCGCCGTCAAGGGGATGTCGGTGGAGGACCTGGTCGTGCTCTCCGGCGCGCACACCGTCGGCCGCTCCCACTGCTCCTCCTTCGTCTCCGACCGCCTCAATGCCTCGGTCCCCTCCGACATCAGCCCCGGGCTAGCCGGCTTCCTCAAGAGCCGCTGCCCGGCCAACCCGACGAGCAGCGGCAACGACCCCACGGTGATGCAGGACGTGGTGACGCCCAACGCCATGGACAACCAGTACTACAAGAACGTGCTGTCGCACACCGTGCTCTTCACCTCCGACGCCGATCTCCTCACGTCGGCGCAGACGGCCAAGCTGGTGCTGGACAACGCCAATATCCCCGGGTGGTGGGAGGACAAGTTCGAGAAGGCCATGGTGAAGATGGCCAGCATCGAAGTCAAGACCGGCTACCAAGGCCAGGTGAGGAAGAACTGCAGGGCGATCAATCACTACTAG